In the Grimontia kaedaensis genome, one interval contains:
- a CDS encoding amino acid ABC transporter substrate-binding protein, with translation MVNKKSTLGLAVLSALLLAGCDSGGNSAESQKQIDDLQKQVASLEKQLSEAKASTAQAPAPSAQGENTLEKVKKAGVISCGVSTGLPGFSNPNANGEWEGIDVEFCQAMAAAVLGDKSKVKFVPLTAKERFTALQSGEIDLLSRNTTWTLQRDGTLGLNFVGVNYYDGQGFMVKKDLGVKSALELDGASVCVQSGTTTELNLSDYFRSNGMSFKPVVYDTYDATVKGFESGRCDTLTTDQSGLYASRIKLADPASAVVLPEIISKEPLGPVVRQGDDNWFNIAKWTLNTMINGEEFNITSANVDEMVNSKDPNIRRILGQDGPKGKGLGLNDDWGYQVIKQVGNYNESFQRTVGSDSPLQISRGVNALWSDGGILYAPPIR, from the coding sequence ATGGTTAATAAAAAGTCGACACTCGGGCTCGCAGTGCTCTCAGCTCTACTGCTTGCAGGCTGTGATAGCGGTGGTAACAGCGCTGAAAGTCAGAAACAAATCGACGACCTTCAAAAGCAGGTAGCTTCGCTCGAGAAGCAACTGTCTGAAGCAAAAGCGAGCACTGCACAGGCACCTGCTCCTTCTGCCCAAGGTGAAAATACTCTGGAGAAAGTGAAGAAAGCAGGCGTTATTAGCTGTGGTGTGAGCACCGGTCTTCCAGGCTTCTCTAACCCTAACGCTAACGGCGAGTGGGAAGGTATTGATGTTGAGTTCTGTCAGGCAATGGCTGCTGCAGTACTTGGCGACAAGAGTAAAGTTAAATTCGTTCCCCTGACAGCGAAAGAGCGTTTCACCGCGCTGCAATCTGGTGAAATCGACTTACTTTCCCGTAACACCACCTGGACACTGCAACGTGACGGTACTCTGGGCTTGAACTTTGTTGGCGTTAACTACTATGACGGCCAGGGCTTCATGGTGAAAAAAGATTTGGGCGTGAAGAGCGCTCTGGAGCTTGATGGAGCGTCGGTATGTGTTCAATCGGGTACAACGACAGAGCTTAATCTATCTGACTACTTCCGCTCTAACGGCATGTCTTTCAAACCAGTGGTTTACGATACGTACGATGCAACTGTAAAAGGCTTTGAGTCAGGCCGCTGTGATACACTCACTACTGACCAATCTGGTCTGTATGCATCACGCATCAAGCTGGCTGATCCAGCCAGTGCTGTTGTACTGCCAGAAATCATCTCTAAAGAGCCTCTGGGTCCTGTTGTTCGTCAAGGTGATGACAACTGGTTCAACATTGCTAAATGGACCTTGAACACCATGATCAATGGTGAAGAATTCAACATCACTTCTGCAAATGTCGATGAGATGGTGAACTCTAAAGATCCAAACATTCGCCGTATCCTGGGCCAAGACGGTCCTAAAGGTAAAGGTCTCGGCCTGAATGATGACTGGGGTTACCAAGTAATCAAACAGGTAGGTAACTACAACGAGAGCTTCCAGCGCACTGTCGGCTCTGACTCTCCACTGCAAATCTCACGTGGTGTGAATGCGCTTTGGAGTGACGGCGGCATCCTGTATGCGCCACCTATCCGCTAA
- a CDS encoding amino acid ABC transporter ATP-binding protein gives MSQQDAPVIKLTDMNKWYGQFHVLKNINLSVAKGEKIVICGPSGSGKSTMIRCINRLEEHQQGSIVVAGTELTDDLKNIEAVRKEVGMCFQHFNLFPHLTVLENCTLAPIWVKKMPKDEAEAIAMKYLERVKIPEQADKYPGQLSGGQQQRVAIARSLCMNPNVMLFDEPTSALDPEMVREVLDVMVELAEEGMTMLCVTHEMGFAKEVADRVIFMDAGEIIEENVPEEFFNNPQSDRTQLFLSQILHH, from the coding sequence ATGAGTCAACAAGACGCCCCTGTTATCAAACTGACTGATATGAACAAATGGTACGGTCAGTTCCATGTACTGAAAAACATCAACCTGTCGGTCGCGAAAGGTGAGAAAATCGTTATTTGTGGTCCTTCAGGCTCAGGTAAATCCACCATGATTCGATGCATCAACCGTCTTGAAGAGCATCAACAAGGCTCGATCGTTGTTGCAGGCACAGAATTGACGGACGATTTGAAAAACATCGAAGCGGTGCGTAAAGAAGTCGGAATGTGTTTCCAACACTTCAACCTCTTTCCTCACCTAACGGTTCTGGAAAACTGTACCCTTGCCCCTATTTGGGTGAAGAAGATGCCGAAAGACGAAGCAGAAGCGATCGCCATGAAGTATCTCGAGCGTGTAAAAATTCCAGAGCAGGCTGACAAATACCCAGGTCAATTGTCTGGTGGTCAGCAGCAGCGTGTGGCGATTGCCCGTTCACTGTGCATGAACCCTAACGTCATGCTATTTGATGAGCCAACTTCGGCTCTCGATCCAGAAATGGTTCGTGAGGTGCTGGATGTCATGGTTGAGCTGGCAGAAGAAGGCATGACCATGCTGTGTGTGACGCACGAAATGGGCTTTGCGAAAGAAGTAGCTGACCGTGTGATCTTTATGGATGCTGGTGAAATTATTGAAGAAAACGTTCCAGAGGAGTTCTTCAACAACCCTCAATCGGACCGAACTCAACTTTTCCTCAGTCAAATCCTGCATCACTAA
- a CDS encoding FUSC family protein: protein MLRVALVMGLILVIVRQFNLPYGYWALITAVTILGAIPFVGGVVSKANQRIWGTVAGAAVGLALFLIPPQYHWTHHLAFFGLLISTMYFTQEKYAYAALMAAITIVIVAGGGPADFEAAGWRILNVVWSAVLSILASLYVFPARATDQFIYLLESFCHQCGQFYHQHNETMSDNTFVPQNAISLSNLIEKQQGLLPHAARESGPLKPVLVSILSIEKRIHTDLETLMSTNWDSQQGKEKIGDLDGLKTAKEELASQFDALRDGLVNREVNILDSESLLLMSLKPKHQLSDDDDASDISYYGYLWLNRELARQLVHLTVAGKKLFQYR from the coding sequence ATGCTGAGGGTCGCATTGGTAATGGGATTAATCCTCGTGATTGTCAGACAGTTCAACCTTCCTTATGGTTACTGGGCGCTGATCACCGCGGTCACCATACTCGGTGCAATTCCCTTTGTTGGTGGTGTGGTATCCAAAGCAAACCAGAGAATTTGGGGCACGGTCGCTGGAGCCGCTGTAGGGTTAGCCCTTTTCCTTATCCCTCCGCAATATCATTGGACACATCACCTCGCTTTTTTTGGCCTACTTATCAGCACTATGTACTTCACGCAAGAGAAATACGCTTACGCTGCACTCATGGCAGCGATAACCATAGTGATCGTGGCTGGTGGTGGCCCAGCCGATTTTGAAGCGGCAGGCTGGCGTATTCTCAACGTTGTTTGGTCAGCAGTATTGTCGATTCTCGCCAGTCTTTATGTTTTTCCAGCCAGAGCTACCGATCAATTCATCTACCTACTTGAATCCTTTTGCCATCAATGCGGTCAGTTTTATCATCAACACAATGAAACCATGTCAGACAATACATTTGTCCCACAAAATGCCATTTCGCTGTCTAACCTGATTGAGAAGCAACAAGGCTTACTGCCACATGCCGCGAGAGAATCCGGCCCGTTAAAGCCTGTTTTGGTCTCTATTCTTTCCATAGAAAAACGCATTCATACCGACTTGGAAACCTTGATGAGCACAAACTGGGATAGCCAACAAGGGAAAGAGAAGATCGGCGATCTTGATGGATTGAAAACGGCTAAGGAAGAGTTAGCGTCACAATTTGATGCGCTGAGAGATGGCCTGGTGAACCGTGAAGTCAATATCTTGGATTCAGAATCTTTGCTCCTGATGAGCCTCAAACCCAAACACCAATTGTCTGACGATGATGATGCGAGTGACATCAGTTATTACGGTTATCTTTGGTTGAATCGCGAACTTGCTAGACAGTTGGTGCACCTTACCGTAGCAGGCAAGAAACTTTTCCAGTATCGATAA
- a CDS encoding glycosyltransferase family 87 protein: MRFTTTLENGLTFRNLLNLALAASSVLFSVVFIYCIYRLFQTYDWGQPFTKFLCFSGLFALCLTLFRHRQQTQSLPNFLFIGEALFASLVVIAIFYRMLNGYGDALFTAPTVDIGYTTEHAARLFFLQGENPYLSQEINIRPELAAEHRGFHYGPAMLLGYAPSAFFPGVGYKVMSMVFLAIAAISMCLLIVGNMKDQNRWQVRSTVLVALMLFFLPERLWYEVFQVGANDIYPVSLLLLGMVFAQRDKWLWAGILMGLSFATKFSPAAFLLAMFLRKDIRMMFLAGCVIGVTPMMAFLAWDYQSLMENVFFLRFGLNYDSTSLYSITPPVLHVLFPLAQLSALVYLLVRNFGRTLSTEETLVCFTLLLIIIEVTFKEIHANHLIWFYPLIAFIVATYRHKLFPQR, from the coding sequence ATGCGCTTTACAACGACTTTGGAGAACGGACTTACGTTTCGAAACCTCCTCAATCTTGCACTGGCAGCATCGTCGGTGCTGTTTTCTGTTGTCTTTATTTACTGCATTTATCGACTTTTCCAGACCTATGACTGGGGACAGCCTTTCACCAAGTTTTTGTGTTTCAGTGGACTATTCGCGCTTTGTCTAACCCTTTTCAGGCATCGTCAACAAACTCAGTCCCTCCCCAATTTTCTGTTTATTGGTGAAGCCCTGTTTGCCTCGCTGGTTGTTATTGCCATTTTCTACCGTATGTTAAACGGCTATGGCGATGCCCTTTTCACCGCACCTACTGTAGACATTGGCTATACCACGGAGCACGCAGCGAGACTCTTTTTCCTCCAAGGTGAAAACCCTTACCTCAGTCAGGAAATCAACATCAGGCCAGAGCTCGCTGCCGAACACAGAGGCTTTCATTACGGTCCGGCAATGCTGCTTGGTTATGCACCTTCTGCATTTTTCCCGGGGGTTGGTTACAAAGTCATGAGTATGGTTTTTCTCGCCATTGCAGCTATTTCCATGTGCTTGCTTATCGTCGGCAACATGAAAGATCAAAATCGCTGGCAAGTCCGGAGCACTGTACTTGTCGCTTTAATGCTATTTTTCTTGCCGGAACGTCTTTGGTACGAGGTTTTCCAGGTTGGTGCGAACGACATCTATCCAGTCTCCCTGTTACTTTTGGGAATGGTATTCGCACAGCGGGATAAGTGGCTTTGGGCTGGTATTTTGATGGGATTATCGTTTGCCACCAAGTTCTCCCCTGCCGCTTTCCTGCTCGCCATGTTCCTTCGGAAAGACATCAGAATGATGTTTCTGGCAGGGTGCGTGATTGGTGTAACACCGATGATGGCATTCCTTGCATGGGATTACCAAAGCCTGATGGAGAACGTCTTCTTTCTCCGGTTTGGCCTCAACTATGACTCCACCAGTTTGTACTCCATTACACCACCAGTACTGCACGTACTGTTCCCACTCGCACAACTCAGTGCTTTGGTATATTTGCTGGTAAGAAACTTTGGACGGACGTTATCCACCGAGGAAACCCTCGTCTGCTTCACCTTGCTACTGATCATCATTGAGGTCACCTTCAAGGAGATCCACGCTAATCACCTGATTTGGTTTTATCCTCTGATTGCCTTCATCGTGGCGACTTATCGGCATAAACTGTTTCCGCAACGCTAG
- a CDS encoding Bax inhibitor-1/YccA family protein, which produces MNERFVSASQTQESALATNKVLRNTYFLLSLTLVWAALVAGVSMAANLPYPGIIITLVGFYGLLFLTEKNKNNSMGLVFTFLFTGFTGYTLGPILNMYVGAGMGWAIAPALGGTALTFMACSAYALTTKRDLSFLNGMLLAGFVVLVVGMIANIFLQMPMLSVAISGIFVLFSTGVILLTTQSIVRGGETNYISATISLYVSIYNLFLSLLQLLGIFGGDD; this is translated from the coding sequence ATGAACGAACGTTTTGTTTCAGCCAGTCAAACACAAGAGAGTGCGTTGGCGACAAACAAAGTACTGCGTAACACCTACTTTCTGTTGTCACTGACTCTGGTATGGGCGGCTCTCGTAGCCGGCGTATCAATGGCTGCTAACCTACCTTACCCAGGTATCATCATCACTCTGGTTGGTTTCTACGGTCTGCTGTTCTTGACTGAAAAGAACAAGAACAACTCAATGGGCCTGGTGTTTACCTTCTTGTTCACCGGGTTCACCGGTTACACTCTCGGCCCTATTTTAAACATGTATGTAGGTGCTGGTATGGGCTGGGCAATTGCTCCGGCACTGGGTGGCACAGCACTAACCTTCATGGCGTGTTCAGCCTACGCACTAACTACCAAGCGTGACCTTTCGTTCCTGAACGGTATGCTGCTGGCTGGTTTCGTTGTGCTGGTAGTGGGTATGATTGCAAACATCTTCCTGCAAATGCCAATGCTGTCTGTCGCAATCAGCGGTATCTTCGTGCTGTTCTCAACAGGTGTTATCTTGTTGACCACTCAGTCTATCGTTCGTGGTGGTGAGACTAACTACATCTCCGCGACAATCAGCCTGTACGTGTCTATCTACAACCTGTTCCTGAGCCTGCTGCAACTGCTTGGCATTTTCGGTGGCGACGATTAA
- the gltS gene encoding sodium/glutamate symporter, with translation MNQLISVGALESFLIAIFVLFLGHFINARVSVFKKFNIPEPIVGGLVVAGAITALHFNGIELEFHLPLQHTFMLMFFATVGLAANYTQLLKGGAKVFIFLGVASLYIVLQNGIGISMATALGLDPLMGLIAGSITLSGGHGTGAAWSQTFQDVYGLENVLEIAMASATFGLVMGGVIGSPVAQRLVEKNKLKSQYGNTNNTHEQFPELVTYNENEQDKVTAKKVIETLFVLLICVTGAKYLEQWVSSFEISWLMIPDFVYALFIGVVITNVLEVTKVEKLDVETVDILGTVSLALFLAMALMSLKLWNILDLALPFLAILIVQSLMLALFSYFITYRVMGRNYDAAVISSGHCGFGLGATPTAVMNMGSVVNRFGPSPQAFMVVPIVGAFFIDIVNLIILQTTLTFIG, from the coding sequence ATGAATCAACTCATTTCCGTGGGCGCACTCGAATCCTTCCTGATTGCGATTTTCGTACTCTTCCTTGGACACTTTATTAACGCCCGCGTATCCGTATTTAAGAAGTTCAACATCCCTGAGCCCATTGTCGGTGGTTTGGTTGTGGCTGGTGCAATTACTGCACTGCATTTCAATGGTATTGAGCTGGAGTTTCATCTTCCGCTTCAGCACACCTTTATGCTGATGTTCTTTGCAACCGTCGGACTGGCAGCGAACTATACCCAGCTTCTAAAAGGCGGTGCGAAAGTCTTTATTTTCCTTGGTGTTGCATCACTATATATCGTGCTGCAAAACGGCATTGGTATCTCGATGGCGACTGCGCTGGGGCTAGACCCGCTGATGGGTTTGATTGCCGGCTCCATTACCTTATCTGGCGGTCATGGTACTGGTGCCGCTTGGTCTCAGACTTTTCAGGATGTTTATGGCTTGGAGAATGTGCTCGAGATTGCCATGGCATCCGCCACTTTTGGCTTGGTGATGGGCGGCGTTATTGGCAGCCCGGTTGCTCAACGTCTGGTTGAAAAGAATAAACTCAAATCCCAGTACGGCAACACCAACAATACGCATGAGCAATTCCCTGAACTGGTCACGTATAACGAGAATGAGCAGGACAAAGTCACCGCGAAAAAAGTCATCGAAACCCTGTTTGTGTTGTTGATCTGTGTGACAGGCGCAAAGTATCTCGAGCAGTGGGTCAGCAGTTTTGAAATCAGCTGGCTGATGATCCCTGACTTTGTTTATGCCCTATTTATCGGCGTAGTCATTACCAACGTTCTCGAAGTGACTAAAGTAGAAAAGCTGGATGTGGAAACCGTCGATATTTTGGGTACGGTTTCACTGGCACTGTTCCTTGCCATGGCGCTAATGAGCCTGAAGCTTTGGAACATTCTCGACCTGGCGCTGCCATTTCTGGCGATTCTGATAGTGCAGTCATTGATGTTGGCGCTGTTCTCCTACTTCATAACCTACAGAGTGATGGGCAGAAATTATGATGCCGCAGTCATTTCCAGCGGCCATTGCGGTTTTGGCTTAGGCGCAACGCCGACCGCCGTGATGAATATGGGTTCAGTGGTAAACCGGTTTGGCCCTTCACCGCAAGCCTTCATGGTGGTCCCGATTGTGGGCGCGTTCTTTATTGATATCGTCAACCTCATCATTTTACAGACAACGCTGACGTTCATCGGCTAA
- a CDS encoding amino acid ABC transporter permease, whose amino-acid sequence MASKDNALNSGSVARPEKKQSIIYNPTFRSVVFQAVAIIALVFFVYTIVNNALTNLESRGIATGFDFLTQEAGFGIGLTLIEYDETYSYGRTFFVGLLNTALVSVLGIVFATIIGFLMGIARLSNNWLLSRFAAVYIEIFRNIPLLLQIFFWYFAVLQALPSPRESISIGESFFLNVRGMFFTRPVFEEGSTIIFVALAAALVFSFVLAKWAKRKQETTGEQTPVFTISLAAIIGLPLIAFFVAGMPVSLEYPELKGFNFRGGISIIPELAALTLALSIYTASFIAEIVRSGINAVSHGQTEAAMALGLPRGKTLRLVIIPQAMRIIIPPLTSQYLNLTKNSSLAMAIGYPDLVSVFAGTTLNQTGQAIEIIAMTMGVYLTLSLLTSLLMNIYNAKMALVER is encoded by the coding sequence ATGGCATCTAAAGATAATGCGCTGAACTCAGGATCCGTCGCACGACCTGAGAAGAAGCAAAGCATCATTTACAATCCGACCTTCCGCTCTGTCGTATTCCAAGCTGTAGCTATTATCGCGCTGGTGTTTTTTGTCTACACCATCGTCAACAATGCCCTGACCAATCTTGAGTCACGTGGTATTGCTACAGGGTTTGATTTTTTGACACAGGAAGCGGGATTTGGGATTGGTTTGACGCTGATTGAGTACGATGAAACGTATTCTTATGGCCGAACCTTTTTCGTTGGCCTGTTAAATACCGCGTTGGTCTCCGTGCTCGGTATCGTCTTTGCAACTATCATCGGTTTTCTGATGGGTATCGCGAGACTATCGAACAACTGGCTGCTAAGCCGTTTTGCTGCGGTTTATATTGAAATTTTCCGAAATATCCCGTTGCTTCTTCAAATTTTCTTCTGGTATTTCGCGGTTCTTCAAGCTCTGCCATCCCCAAGAGAAAGTATCAGTATTGGTGAATCCTTCTTCCTTAACGTGCGAGGTATGTTCTTTACCCGTCCCGTCTTTGAGGAAGGTTCCACCATCATCTTTGTTGCGTTAGCTGCTGCGCTGGTTTTCAGCTTTGTGCTGGCCAAATGGGCAAAACGCAAACAGGAAACAACAGGTGAACAAACGCCGGTATTTACCATTTCATTGGCAGCCATCATAGGATTACCGCTGATAGCGTTCTTCGTTGCGGGTATGCCGGTATCACTGGAATACCCAGAGCTGAAAGGGTTTAACTTCCGCGGAGGGATTTCCATTATCCCTGAGTTAGCGGCGTTAACACTCGCATTGTCTATTTACACGGCCTCTTTTATTGCAGAGATCGTGCGCTCCGGTATTAATGCTGTGAGCCATGGACAAACAGAAGCAGCGATGGCATTGGGCTTACCGCGCGGTAAAACACTGCGATTGGTTATTATCCCGCAAGCAATGCGCATCATCATCCCACCTCTGACCAGCCAATACCTGAACCTGACAAAGAACTCATCACTAGCGATGGCTATCGGTTATCCGGATCTGGTGTCAGTGTTTGCGGGTACGACCTTGAATCAAACGGGTCAGGCTATCGAGATTATCGCTATGACGATGGGGGTTTATCTAACTCTCAGCCTACTAACGTCCTTGCTTATGAATATTTACAACGCCAAGATGGCACTGGTTGAGAGGTAA
- a CDS encoding amino acid ABC transporter permease, which yields MTRKHEFQPDLPPPPNTVGAVGWLRKNLFSSPLNSVMTVVLAYIAIMALWSVFDWAFLNSDWVGTTREDCTSDGACWVFINVRFEQFMFGFYPSEELWRPKLFYAILAIFTALLIYEKTPKRGWILLLFLVAFPIMAVFLLFGDVAGLPKVETHLWGGLLITMIIAIVGIVISLPIGIVLALGRRSEMPIIRSLSTVYIEAWRGVPLITVLFMASVMLPLFMSGESETNKLVRALIGVVMFASAYMAEVVRGGLQAIPKGQYEAADALGLTYWKKMNLIILPQALKITIPSIVNTFIGLFKDTSLVLIIGMFDVLGVGQAANTDPNWLGFATESYVFVALVFWIFCFGMSRYSIYLENKLHTGHKR from the coding sequence ATGACAAGAAAACATGAGTTTCAACCTGATCTGCCACCACCACCTAATACGGTAGGTGCGGTCGGTTGGCTGAGAAAAAATCTCTTCTCTAGCCCGCTGAATTCAGTGATGACAGTCGTGCTGGCCTATATCGCCATCATGGCGCTATGGTCTGTGTTCGACTGGGCGTTCTTGAATTCAGACTGGGTTGGCACAACGAGGGAAGACTGTACAAGTGATGGCGCTTGTTGGGTATTCATTAATGTTCGCTTTGAGCAGTTCATGTTCGGGTTCTACCCGAGTGAAGAACTCTGGCGTCCTAAACTCTTCTACGCGATTCTGGCTATTTTCACGGCACTGCTGATATACGAAAAAACGCCAAAACGCGGTTGGATTCTGCTGCTGTTCTTGGTGGCATTCCCCATCATGGCGGTCTTCCTGCTGTTTGGTGATGTTGCTGGTCTGCCTAAAGTGGAAACGCACCTTTGGGGTGGCTTATTGATCACCATGATCATTGCCATTGTGGGTATCGTGATTTCACTGCCTATCGGTATTGTGCTGGCACTGGGCCGACGTTCAGAAATGCCTATCATCCGAAGCCTGTCTACCGTCTATATCGAGGCATGGCGTGGTGTTCCGCTGATCACCGTTCTGTTTATGGCGTCGGTGATGTTGCCGCTGTTCATGTCAGGTGAATCGGAAACCAACAAGTTAGTGCGCGCACTGATTGGTGTGGTCATGTTTGCTTCGGCATACATGGCAGAGGTAGTACGTGGTGGCCTTCAGGCAATTCCAAAGGGCCAGTATGAAGCCGCTGACGCCCTCGGACTCACATACTGGAAGAAGATGAATCTCATCATCCTTCCTCAGGCGCTCAAAATCACGATTCCATCCATCGTAAATACCTTTATCGGTCTGTTTAAAGACACCAGTCTGGTTCTGATTATCGGTATGTTTGATGTACTAGGTGTCGGCCAAGCCGCCAATACCGACCCGAACTGGCTCGGTTTCGCAACAGAAAGCTACGTGTTCGTTGCTCTCGTTTTCTGGATCTTCTGTTTCGGCATGTCGCGCTACAGTATCTATCTGGAAAACAAGCTTCATACCGGTCACAAGCGATAA
- a CDS encoding TusE/DsrC/DsvC family sulfur relay protein, with protein MLELNGKQIETDAQGYLKNFADWHEELVPMLAEQENIELTEAHWEVVYFVQDFYKEFNTSPAIRLLVKSMEQKYGPEKGNSRYLYKLFPKGPAKQATKLAGLPKPVKCI; from the coding sequence ATGTTGGAATTAAACGGTAAACAAATCGAGACCGATGCTCAGGGTTACCTGAAAAACTTTGCTGATTGGCATGAAGAGTTAGTTCCGATGCTGGCTGAACAGGAAAACATCGAGTTGACTGAGGCGCATTGGGAAGTGGTCTACTTCGTGCAGGACTTTTATAAAGAGTTCAACACCTCCCCTGCCATTCGCCTCCTGGTGAAGTCGATGGAACAAAAGTATGGCCCGGAAAAAGGTAACAGCCGTTACTTGTATAAGTTGTTCCCTAAAGGTCCAGCAAAGCAAGCGACCAAGCTAGCGGGTTTGCCAAAGCCAGTAAAATGTATTTAA
- the yccX gene encoding acylphosphatase, translated as MSQICVKATVSGRVQGVGFRFHTAHEGLKLSLSGYARNETDGTVTVLMCGDEKNVEALLTWLDKGPPTANVTNLIREYVDWQAIDGFSIQ; from the coding sequence ATGTCACAAATATGCGTCAAGGCAACCGTCTCTGGTCGAGTTCAGGGCGTTGGGTTCAGGTTTCACACGGCTCACGAAGGCTTGAAGTTGTCACTGAGTGGTTATGCGAGAAACGAAACCGACGGTACTGTGACTGTTTTAATGTGCGGTGACGAGAAGAATGTTGAGGCTTTGTTAACTTGGCTGGACAAGGGACCACCGACAGCAAACGTTACGAATTTGATACGTGAGTATGTTGATTGGCAGGCGATTGATGGCTTCTCTATTCAATAG